A genomic stretch from Candidatus Hydrogenisulfobacillus filiaventi includes:
- a CDS encoding Cell division protein FtsI (Peptidoglycan synthetase), producing the protein MYERPRLVLKRRAFLAMALAVVFDGVLAARLVDIQAIRAAELKRRADDAHLRGVPLAPWRGLILARDGQVLADNHHIHSLYAVPVQTRGHRQEESVLLATILGVPASRLRRRLERRQGFVWLKRRLSDVELAAVRAQLPALPGVHLTTEVARHYPQGTLAAPLLGFTGVDNQGLAGLEFRYNQLLAGRPGAVEEEVDVVGQPIARARQVVRPARPGDSLVLSLDLHLQAVAEQAAAEAMVSTGARTVSIIALDPRTGGVLAWAQRPSFDPNRYREFPSRDYRIWGLSDAIPPGSIFKPVTVAAALATGAATPGSGYFCPGFKVVLGRRVNCWRPEGHGSQDLAAVVRNSCNVGFMDLGLALGVERFYAYLERFGLNRPTGIDLPGEAVGIIPAAARVTALDLAVMAFGQTLTVTPIGLLAAVAALANGGLRQRPHLVDRVVDAGGRTVRTAGERPLGRAVPPEVAALVQEMMVGVVSQGTGKMGAVPGYRVAGKTGTAQKVVGGRVVKGVYIASFVGFAPVPGPRVAMMVNVDEPQGAFYGGQVAAPIFSRVMRAFLTHLGVPPTEPVRPPKAGVPAMVPNLVNLDAADAVKDAEAFGFPVQFVGRGRLVVHQSLEYGGWYPAGTVITATLGSRPRVYLEWVTVPRFVGLSWEEAAGLAFTLGLNVRAGVPRGRVQEQDLPPGRQVKAGTTIRLVTA; encoded by the coding sequence ATGTACGAGCGGCCGCGGCTGGTGTTGAAGCGGCGTGCGTTTCTGGCCATGGCCTTGGCGGTGGTCTTTGACGGGGTGCTGGCGGCGCGCCTGGTGGACATCCAAGCCATCCGGGCGGCCGAGCTCAAGCGGCGGGCGGATGACGCCCATCTGCGGGGGGTGCCGCTCGCCCCCTGGCGGGGGCTGATCCTGGCCCGCGACGGGCAGGTGTTGGCTGACAACCACCATATCCATTCGCTCTACGCGGTGCCGGTGCAGACGCGCGGGCACCGGCAGGAGGAGAGCGTGCTGCTGGCCACCATCCTGGGCGTTCCCGCTTCCCGCCTGCGCCGCCGTCTGGAGCGGCGGCAGGGATTCGTGTGGCTGAAGCGCCGACTGTCGGACGTTGAACTGGCGGCGGTCCGCGCCCAGTTGCCGGCCCTGCCTGGTGTCCACCTCACCACCGAGGTGGCCCGCCACTACCCGCAGGGGACCCTGGCCGCGCCCCTGCTGGGGTTCACCGGGGTGGACAATCAGGGGCTGGCCGGCTTGGAGTTCCGTTACAACCAGCTGCTGGCCGGCCGGCCGGGGGCGGTGGAGGAGGAGGTGGACGTGGTGGGGCAGCCGATCGCCCGCGCGCGCCAGGTGGTGCGGCCCGCCCGTCCCGGGGACAGCCTGGTGCTGAGCCTGGACCTCCACCTGCAGGCGGTGGCGGAACAGGCGGCGGCGGAGGCGATGGTCAGCACCGGGGCCCGCACCGTGTCCATCATCGCCCTTGATCCCCGTACGGGCGGGGTCCTGGCCTGGGCCCAGCGGCCCTCCTTCGACCCTAACCGTTACCGGGAGTTTCCGTCCCGGGACTACCGCATCTGGGGTCTGTCCGACGCCATTCCTCCCGGCTCCATCTTCAAGCCGGTGACCGTGGCGGCCGCCCTCGCCACCGGTGCCGCCACGCCCGGTTCAGGTTATTTCTGCCCCGGCTTTAAGGTGGTGCTGGGGCGCCGGGTCAACTGTTGGCGCCCGGAAGGCCACGGATCCCAGGACCTGGCTGCGGTGGTGCGCAACTCCTGCAACGTCGGCTTTATGGACCTGGGCCTGGCGTTGGGCGTCGAGCGCTTCTATGCCTACCTGGAGCGCTTCGGGCTAAACCGGCCCACCGGCATCGACCTACCCGGGGAGGCGGTGGGCATCATTCCCGCCGCCGCCCGGGTGACTGCCCTGGACCTGGCGGTGATGGCCTTCGGCCAGACCTTGACTGTCACCCCGATCGGCCTGCTGGCGGCGGTGGCGGCGCTGGCCAACGGCGGTCTGCGCCAGCGGCCCCATCTGGTGGACCGGGTGGTGGATGCTGGCGGCCGGACGGTGCGCACCGCCGGGGAGCGGCCGCTGGGCCGGGCGGTGCCGCCTGAGGTGGCGGCGCTGGTCCAGGAGATGATGGTGGGGGTGGTGTCGCAGGGAACCGGCAAGATGGGGGCCGTCCCGGGCTACCGGGTGGCGGGCAAGACCGGGACTGCCCAGAAGGTGGTGGGCGGCCGGGTGGTAAAGGGGGTTTATATCGCCTCCTTCGTGGGCTTTGCCCCCGTGCCCGGGCCGCGGGTGGCCATGATGGTCAACGTGGACGAACCCCAAGGGGCATTCTACGGCGGCCAGGTGGCCGCTCCCATCTTTTCCCGCGTGATGCGGGCCTTCCTGACCCACCTCGGGGTCCCGCCCACGGAACCCGTCCGGCCGCCAAAAGCTGGGGTGCCCGCGATGGTGCCGAATCTGGTAAATTTGGACGCGGCCGATGCCGTGAAGGACGCAGAGGCCTTCGGGTTTCCGGTACAATTTGTGGGGCGCGGCCGCCTAGTGGTCCATCAATCCCTGGAATACGGCGGGTGGTACCCGGCGGGGACGGTCATCACCGCCACCCTGGGCAGCCGGCCGCGGGTCTACCTGGAATGGGTCACCGTGCCCCGTTTCGTGGGGCTCAGCTGGGAGGAAGCCGCCGGCCTCGCCTTCACCCTGGGGCTGAATGTCCGGGCCGGGGTGCCGCGCGGGCGGGTGCAGGAGCAGGACCTGCCCCCCGGACGGCAGGTGAAGGCGGGCACCACCATCCGGCTGGTGACGGCGTAG
- the murE gene encoding UDP-N-acetylmuramoylalanyl-D-glutamate-2, 6-diaminopimelate ligase (Evidence 2a : Function from experimental evidences in other organisms; PubMedId : 8436954, 10520745, 12682299; Product type e : enzyme) — protein sequence MRLGNLIAGLEGARVIGSPDTEVTGIAYDSREVRPGDLFVAIPGYRTDGHLYCGEARDRGASAFVVERAEALPAGATGVVVPYARGAMARLAATFYDHPSRRLWMVGVTGTNGKTTTTHLIQGLLEAAGVPAGLTGTIHTLIGREELPVRRTTPEAPDLEGLLRLMVDRGMQAAVMEVSSHALALARVEGVRYDVGVFTNLTQDHLDFHHTLEEYFAVKARLLEGLGPDAGQGPQAAVVNRDDPYAVRAGERARVPVVSYGFEVGADIRAEDIRIAEGRSTFTVVFPGGSRYRAELSLPGRFNISNALAALSVGWVRGLDPAAMVAFLSHARGVPGRFERIDEGQPFTVIVDYAHTPDGIAKVLSTAREFARGRVVAVFGAGGDRDHGKRAPMGAIAGRLADAVIITTDNPRSEDPQAIMDMIAAGVREAGGRYQAEPDRVQAIRLALGQARPGDVVLILGKGHETYQIFRDRTIHHDDREVARQVLKEMARG from the coding sequence ATGCGGTTGGGCAACCTCATCGCGGGCTTGGAGGGAGCGCGGGTGATCGGCTCCCCGGACACCGAGGTGACGGGCATCGCCTACGATTCCCGCGAAGTCCGGCCCGGCGACCTGTTCGTGGCCATTCCCGGCTACCGGACCGACGGGCATCTCTATTGCGGGGAGGCCCGGGACCGGGGGGCCAGCGCCTTCGTGGTGGAACGGGCCGAAGCCCTGCCGGCGGGCGCCACCGGGGTGGTGGTCCCTTACGCGCGCGGGGCCATGGCCCGCCTGGCCGCCACCTTTTACGATCACCCGTCCCGCCGGCTGTGGATGGTGGGGGTGACGGGGACCAACGGGAAAACCACCACCACCCACCTCATCCAGGGCCTGCTCGAGGCCGCGGGGGTGCCCGCCGGCCTTACCGGCACCATTCATACCCTCATCGGGCGGGAGGAGCTGCCCGTCCGCCGCACCACCCCGGAGGCGCCCGACCTGGAAGGGCTCCTGCGCCTGATGGTGGACCGCGGCATGCAGGCGGCGGTAATGGAGGTCTCCTCGCACGCCCTGGCGCTGGCCCGGGTGGAGGGGGTGCGCTACGATGTGGGGGTCTTTACCAACCTCACCCAGGACCACCTCGATTTTCACCACACATTAGAGGAATATTTTGCGGTCAAGGCCCGCCTGCTGGAAGGCCTGGGACCGGATGCGGGTCAGGGCCCCCAGGCGGCGGTGGTCAACCGCGACGACCCGTATGCGGTCCGGGCGGGCGAGCGGGCGCGGGTGCCGGTGGTGTCCTACGGCTTTGAGGTCGGGGCGGACATCCGGGCGGAGGATATCCGGATCGCGGAGGGCCGGTCCACCTTCACGGTGGTCTTTCCCGGTGGGTCCCGGTACCGGGCGGAGTTGAGCCTGCCGGGCCGCTTCAATATCTCCAACGCGCTGGCGGCCTTGAGTGTGGGGTGGGTGCGCGGCCTGGACCCGGCTGCCATGGTGGCCTTTCTGTCCCACGCCCGCGGGGTGCCGGGCCGTTTCGAGCGGATTGACGAGGGCCAGCCCTTCACCGTGATTGTGGACTACGCTCACACCCCTGACGGCATTGCCAAGGTGCTCAGCACCGCGCGCGAGTTCGCCCGGGGCCGGGTAGTGGCCGTCTTCGGAGCGGGCGGGGACCGGGACCATGGCAAACGGGCGCCAATGGGCGCTATCGCCGGCCGGCTGGCGGATGCGGTCATCATCACCACCGACAATCCCCGGTCGGAGGATCCGCAGGCGATCATGGACATGATCGCGGCAGGGGTGCGGGAGGCGGGCGGACGCTACCAGGCGGAACCCGACCGGGTGCAGGCCATCCGCTTGGCCCTGGGCCAGGCCCGCCCGGGGGATGTGGTGCTCATCCTGGGCAAGGGGCACGAAACCTACCAGATCTTCCGGGACCGCACCATCCATCATGACGACCGCGAGGTGGCCCGGCAGGTGCTGAAGGAGATGGCGCGCGGGTGA
- the murF gene encoding UDP-N-acetylmuramoyl-tripeptide--D-alanyl-D-alanine ligase — MMRLSYGQLAAWSGGRLEAWDPDAMVADMVIDSRAAGPGGCFWALPGEHTHGRLFVHEAWARGAVAACDPLAGSGGPALRLADPLEGLGRFLRAALEAGRVTVVGVTGSVGKTSVKELTAAALRSRFRVAQSEGNYNTAIGLPLSFFRGPEDATHFVAEMGMRGPGEIRALTRLARPRVAIITTIGPSHLERLGSLEAIADAKAEILEGLEPGGVAILNRDDPRVWALAARVRQGTVVGVGEAAGDVRVRSVETLPAGTRVELEEGGRTAVVTLPWLGRHQALNAALAAAAARVLGLGWPEVVQGLEAVEPGRARLRRQTVGRLTVLEDVYNASPASMEAALKVLEAAGGRRVAVLGDMLELGSLEEAGHRTVGSRAGTVAEVVVAVGRRARALAEAATAAGQAQVYWEPDAGHALERLQAVLAPGDTVLFKASRAMAFERLVEAVRAWGGPA; from the coding sequence GTGATGCGGCTAAGCTACGGACAACTGGCGGCCTGGAGCGGGGGCCGCCTTGAGGCCTGGGATCCGGACGCGATGGTGGCGGACATGGTCATCGACAGCCGCGCGGCAGGGCCGGGCGGCTGTTTCTGGGCCCTGCCGGGGGAGCACACCCACGGCCGCCTCTTCGTGCACGAGGCCTGGGCGCGGGGGGCGGTGGCCGCCTGCGACCCGCTGGCCGGGTCCGGGGGCCCGGCCCTGCGCCTGGCGGATCCCCTGGAGGGGCTGGGCCGCTTCCTGCGGGCAGCCCTGGAGGCGGGCCGGGTGACGGTGGTGGGCGTGACCGGCAGCGTGGGCAAGACCAGCGTCAAGGAGCTGACCGCCGCCGCACTGCGCAGCCGCTTCCGGGTCGCCCAGTCGGAAGGCAACTATAACACCGCCATCGGACTGCCGCTCTCGTTCTTCCGCGGGCCGGAGGACGCCACCCATTTTGTGGCCGAGATGGGCATGCGGGGGCCGGGGGAGATCCGGGCCTTGACCCGCCTGGCGCGGCCGCGGGTGGCCATTATCACCACCATTGGGCCCAGCCATCTGGAACGGCTGGGGTCGCTGGAGGCCATCGCCGATGCCAAGGCCGAAATCCTGGAAGGCCTGGAGCCGGGCGGGGTCGCCATCCTCAACCGGGACGACCCCCGGGTGTGGGCGCTCGCTGCCCGCGTGCGCCAGGGCACGGTGGTGGGCGTGGGCGAGGCCGCCGGGGATGTGCGGGTGCGGTCGGTGGAGACCCTCCCCGCCGGGACCCGGGTGGAGCTGGAGGAGGGCGGCCGCACGGCGGTCGTCACCCTGCCCTGGCTAGGCCGCCATCAGGCCTTGAACGCGGCCCTGGCTGCGGCCGCCGCCCGGGTGCTGGGCCTCGGCTGGCCGGAGGTGGTCCAGGGCCTGGAAGCGGTCGAGCCCGGGCGCGCCCGCCTGCGCCGGCAAACGGTCGGCCGCCTCACGGTGCTGGAGGATGTCTACAATGCCAGCCCGGCCTCGATGGAGGCGGCCCTAAAGGTGCTGGAGGCCGCCGGAGGCCGACGGGTGGCGGTGCTGGGCGACATGCTGGAGCTGGGCAGCCTGGAGGAAGCCGGGCACCGCACGGTGGGCAGCCGGGCGGGAACGGTGGCCGAAGTGGTGGTAGCGGTCGGCAGGCGGGCGCGGGCCCTGGCGGAGGCGGCGACCGCTGCCGGGCAGGCGCAGGTGTATTGGGAGCCGGATGCCGGCCACGCGCTAGAGCGGCTGCAGGCGGTGCTGGCACCGGGGGACACGGTGCTGTTCAAGGCGTCCCGGGCGATGGCCTTTGAGCGGCTGGTCGAGGCGGTGCGAGCGTGGGGAGGACCGGCATGA
- the mraY gene encoding phospho-N-acetylmuramoyl-pentapeptide undecaprenyl phosphate (C55P) transferase (Evidence 2a : Function from experimental evidences in other organisms; PubMedId : 12682299, 15131133, 15849754, 16850406, 9592129, 24895118, 26620564, 27312048; Product type e : enzyme), with translation MTMVWSGVTGLLLAMGLGPGLIPWLRRLKIGQVIREAGPETHLKKAGVPTMGGLLFLLPLPVVGLLWARGSGEAWALVLLAVGYGLIGFADDYLKVVRRRSLGLRAREKLAGQVLLAAAFVWYAHYALGADRRWLLPFGLPPIAHPGWWAPLVSVLAIIGTANAVNLTDGLDGLAGGSAAIAVAGLAVLLAAQGATAALVVALGLLGGLVGFLRFNLHPARLIMGDTGSLALGAALAGLAVVGQRVLFLPVVGILFVLEALSVILQVASYRWRGRRIFRMSPLHHHFELSGWSEERVVTVFWLIALAGTLLAWL, from the coding sequence ATGACCATGGTGTGGTCCGGGGTGACGGGCCTGCTGCTGGCGATGGGTCTGGGGCCGGGGCTCATCCCCTGGCTGCGGCGGCTCAAGATCGGCCAGGTCATCCGGGAGGCCGGGCCGGAAACGCATCTCAAGAAGGCCGGGGTGCCCACCATGGGCGGGCTGCTCTTCCTGCTGCCCCTGCCAGTGGTGGGCCTGTTGTGGGCCCGCGGGAGCGGGGAGGCCTGGGCGCTGGTGCTGCTGGCGGTGGGCTACGGCCTGATCGGGTTTGCGGACGATTACCTGAAGGTGGTCCGCCGCCGGTCGTTGGGGCTCCGCGCCCGCGAGAAGCTGGCGGGGCAGGTGCTGCTGGCCGCCGCCTTTGTCTGGTATGCGCATTACGCCCTGGGGGCCGACCGGCGCTGGCTGCTGCCCTTCGGGCTGCCGCCGATCGCCCATCCCGGCTGGTGGGCTCCCCTGGTCTCGGTCCTGGCCATCATCGGCACCGCCAACGCCGTCAACCTGACCGACGGGCTGGACGGGCTGGCGGGCGGGTCAGCCGCCATCGCGGTGGCGGGTCTGGCCGTGCTGTTGGCGGCCCAGGGGGCGACCGCGGCCCTGGTGGTGGCGTTGGGCCTGTTAGGGGGGCTGGTGGGTTTCCTGCGGTTCAACCTGCACCCCGCCCGGCTCATCATGGGCGACACCGGTTCCCTTGCCCTGGGGGCCGCGCTGGCCGGGCTGGCGGTGGTGGGGCAGCGGGTGCTCTTCTTGCCGGTGGTGGGAATCCTGTTCGTCCTCGAGGCCCTGTCCGTCATCCTGCAGGTGGCCAGCTACCGTTGGCGGGGCCGGCGCATCTTCCGCATGAGCCCCCTGCATCACCATTTCGAGCTGAGCGGCTGGAGCGAGGAGCGGGTGGTGACCGTCTTCTGGCTCATTGCCCTGGCCGGGACCCTGCTGGCCTGGTTGTAG
- the spoVE gene encoding factor for spore cortex peptidoglycan synthesis (stage V sporulation) (Evidence 2a : Function from experimental evidences in other organisms; PubMedId : 2509435, 9622350, 15849754, 16484183, 16850406, 27312048; Product type cp : cell process), whose product MAATVVRTGGRERTDYVLLLAVLGLLALGTIAVFSASAEDALAAHHPAYYFAVRQLAWAGLGLVAMVSASRVDYWRYQRWGFLVFAVSVVLLALVLVPGIGREINGSRRWIGSGSLVLQPSELAKLGMVLLFARLFSLHQDRIGDFWRGVVPHLALAGVVFALVLAEPDLGTTIALAATFFVMLFMAGLRWRHLAGLVVTGTPVLAWAMLGETYRRNRLLAFLDPWKHPLTYGFHTIQALLALGSGGLLGVGLGFSRQAFGFLPEDYTDFIFAILGEELGLVGTLTVVILFAVVTWRGYRIAMRAPDSYSALLAAGVTTVIAVQAAINMGVVTATLPVTGITLPFISYGGSSLVLSLTGVGILLNISRHST is encoded by the coding sequence GTGGCTGCGACGGTGGTGCGCACCGGAGGCCGGGAACGGACCGACTACGTGCTGCTGCTGGCGGTGCTGGGGCTGCTGGCTCTGGGCACGATTGCCGTGTTTTCGGCCAGTGCTGAGGATGCCCTGGCTGCCCATCATCCGGCCTACTATTTCGCCGTCCGTCAGCTCGCCTGGGCGGGGCTGGGACTGGTGGCCATGGTCAGCGCCTCCCGGGTGGATTACTGGCGCTATCAGCGCTGGGGCTTCCTGGTTTTCGCGGTGAGCGTGGTGCTGCTGGCGCTGGTGCTGGTGCCCGGCATCGGGCGGGAGATTAACGGGTCGCGGCGCTGGATCGGGAGCGGCAGCCTGGTGCTGCAACCCTCGGAGCTGGCCAAGCTGGGCATGGTGCTGCTGTTTGCCCGCCTCTTCAGCCTGCATCAGGACCGCATCGGCGATTTCTGGCGGGGGGTGGTGCCCCATCTGGCCCTGGCCGGGGTGGTGTTCGCCCTGGTGCTGGCCGAGCCCGACCTCGGCACCACCATCGCCCTGGCGGCCACCTTCTTTGTCATGCTGTTTATGGCCGGCCTGCGCTGGCGGCACCTGGCCGGCCTGGTGGTCACCGGCACGCCGGTGCTGGCCTGGGCCATGCTGGGGGAGACCTACCGCCGCAACCGCCTGCTGGCGTTTCTCGACCCCTGGAAGCATCCCCTGACTTACGGGTTTCACACCATCCAGGCCCTCCTGGCCCTGGGGTCCGGCGGTCTCCTGGGGGTGGGCTTGGGCTTCTCACGCCAGGCCTTCGGCTTTCTGCCCGAGGATTATACCGATTTTATCTTTGCCATTTTAGGCGAGGAACTGGGGCTGGTGGGAACCCTGACCGTGGTCATCCTGTTCGCGGTGGTCACCTGGCGCGGCTACCGCATCGCCATGCGGGCCCCCGACAGCTACAGCGCCCTGCTGGCGGCGGGGGTGACGACCGTGATCGCGGTGCAGGCGGCCATCAACATGGGGGTGGTGACGGCCACCCTGCCGGTGACCGGGATCACCCTGCCCTTCATCAGTTACGGGGGATCCTCCCTGGTGCTGAGCCTGACGGGCGTGGGCATCCTCCTCAATATCAGCCGGCACAGCACCTGA